In Hydra vulgaris chromosome 06, alternate assembly HydraT2T_AEP, a genomic segment contains:
- the LOC136081745 gene encoding uncharacterized protein LOC136081745 — translation MNSENTQCTVQTVINKLNRLYKEIQVLKKRLTINWNSLIKVLEEKFIVTPVKHKISNFIFKNEHVSDAKKLKTSEIEMQCKKSIRVINHLKQQIRFLKHENFKLKRKLNLKNCMKEKILKEKLLLEKANTNSSHCLVTKQKLKQMELKKVIKCKNSENACLQMYVDELKGKLDLAQKSSPTKILKIKTTESKHCYYDVPLRKCVYMCLLNQVPIENIGILIKFIIKELALKYVVNIPVPSTLAQMAYELGVISDIQVAEHIYFSSSAVATLSWDSTSFDGVHINECHISIDRKQLTIQIAELSGGKTNNYMEHLINAIQDLASTYSLFSGIQQHVILHRFVNTFHSTLADRVSVNNCVNRELSKFFGKQLLALHCNVHPLEGLATKARTLLHQYDSKMGIKSEIYGTEGRAANLLYAVSKLRYKMKSGDPAGFETFLTSIGLRLGTIARYVGNRLHILFHLAGTVYWMRDNFIIYLKKYCKAKQLRLALLADFQNPCIIMQLRILGLYGKLITGPWMTQFYKNMDNRSHMEMIPLMKLCLSWLELVRDDPFQVISSKVDCFGAEVLSNDVILASLRKENFDELSIHVVKSLASGFLVVLERQLKQYLTGNLSNATPEILQSASSAPVHNMHSERVLGMVDSQNKRAPNATTGFLDSKVKSKINKTMDWLLEKSEVKQKAIIMFAITQGSITRKCLSTRKEGMRAAANMHQQETAQNRDKLERKKMERSINADLNDGLEPIAFSVLSEKMKTFALAVLNKDSNILGMDINHIWEVDGKDIICCGSIMSFSFKKTLEFVNILYVDDSGITNILIREFLTDIVLGDVSLPAVL, via the exons ATGAACTCTGAAAATACCCAATGTACAGTCCAAACTGttataaacaagttaaatagACTTTACAAAGAAATCCAGGTTCTTAAGAAAAGATTAACAATAAATTGGAATTCTTTAATTAAGGTTTTAGAGGAAAAGTTTATTGTTACTCCAGTTAAGCATAAAATaagcaattttatatttaaaaatgagcaTGTTTCTGATGCAAAGAAATTAAAGACATCTGAAATAGAAATGCAATGTAAAAAATCTATCAGAGTTATTAATCATCTCAAGCAACAGATAAGATTTCTTAagcatgaaaatttcaaattaaaacgaaaactaaatttaaaaaattgtatgaaagAGAAGATTCTAAAAGAGAAGTTGTTATTAGAAAAAGCAAATACAAATTCATCGCATTGCTTGGTAaccaaacaaaaactaaaacaaatggagttaaaaaaagttatcaaatgtaaaaattctgaaaatgcCTGTTTGCAGATGTATGTTGATGAACTAAAAGGAAAATTAGATTTGGCGCAAAAGAGTTCTcccacaaaaattttaaaaattaaaactactgAATCAAAACACTGTTATTATGATGTACCTTTACGaaaatgtgtgtatatgtgcTTATTAAATCAGGTTCCAATAGAAAATATTggaattttgattaaatttattatcaagGAATTGGCACTTAAATATGTTGTAAACATTCCTGTTCCTTCCACACTTGCGCAGATGGCTTATGAGTTAGGGGTTATTTCTGATATCCAAGTAGCagaacatatttatttttcttcttcaGCTGTTGCTACCCTTTCATGGGACTCAACGTCTTTTGATGGAGTTCATATAAATGAATGTCATATATCAATTGACAGAAAACAGTTAACTATACAAATAGCAGAATTATCTGGaggtaaaacaaataattatatggAACATTTAATTAATGCTATTCAAGACTTAGCATCAACATATTCATTATTTAGTGGCATCCAACAACATGTTATCCTTCACAGATTTGTAAATACATTTCACTCAACACTTGCAGACAGAGTATCTGTAAACAATTGTGTTAATAGAGAACTTAGCAAGTTTTTTGGGAAGCAACTTTTAGCACTCCATTGCAATGTTCACCCTCTTGAAGGACTTGCAACAAAGGCACGCACATTGCTGCACCAATATGATAGTAAGATGGGGATTAAAAGTGAAATTTATGGTACAGAGGGAAGAGCTGCGAACCTACTATATGCAGTATCAAAGTTAag ATACAAAATGAAATCTGGCGACCCAGCAGGCTTTGAGACATTTTTGACTAGCATTGGACTGCGTCTTGGTACAATAGCGCGTTATGTTGGCAATAGACTGCACATACTTTTCCACCTTGCAGGAACTGTATACTGGATGAgagataattttattatttatttaaaaaaatattgcaaagcCAAACAACTTAGACTTGCTCTTCTTGCTGATTTTCAAAACCCATGCATTATAATGCAGTTAAGAATATTAG GTTTATACGGCAAGCTAATCACAGGGCCTTGGATGactcaattttataaaaacatggaTAATCGATCACACATGGAAATG ATCCCACTCATGAAACTTTGTCTCAGCTGGCTTGAGCTTGTTAGAGATGACCCATTTCAAGTTATTTCATCAAAGGTTGACTGTTTTGGAGCTGAAGTATTATCAAATGATGTTATTCTTGCTTCcctaagaaaagaaaattttgacgAGTTATCAATACATGTTGTAAAATCATTAGCGTCAGGATTTCTTGTTGTGCTTGAGAGACAACTGAAACAGTATTTAACAGGTAATCTAAGCAATGCTACTCCTGAAATTTTACAGAGTGCTTCTTCAGCACCAGTGCACAATATGCACAGTGAAAGAGTTTTAGGTATGGTTGATTCTCAGAACAAAAGGGCTCCTAATGCTACAACAGGTTTTTTAGAtagtaaagtaaaaagtaaaattaataaaacaatggaTTGGCTACTGGAAAAAAGTGAAGTTAAACAGAAAGCAATTATAATGTTTGCTATAACGCAGGGATCTATTACCAGGAAGTGTTTATCAACACGAAAAGAAGGCATGAGAGCTGCGGCAAATATGCATCAGCAAGAAACAGCTCAGAATAGAGACAAACTAGAAAGAAAGAAAATGGAAAGATCGATCAACGCAGACCTTAATGATGGTCTTGAACCTATAGCTTTTTCTGTTCTTTCAGagaaaatgaaaacatttgCGTTAGCTGTGCTAAATAAAGACTCTAACATTTTGGGGATGGATATCAACCACATTTGGGAGGTAGATGGAAAGGACATAATTTGTTGTGGTTCCATAatgtctttttcttttaaaaaaaccttagagtttgtaaatattttgtacgTAGATGATAGTggtataacaaacattttaatccGAGAATTTCTTACCGACATTGTTCTTGGAGATGTGAGTTTACCAGCTGTCTTATag